In Pollutimonas sp. M17, a single genomic region encodes these proteins:
- a CDS encoding LacI family DNA-binding transcriptional regulator, translated as MTTIQDVARLARVSVSSVSNALNGKADRMRPDTHARIQDAIRKLGYRPNQAARQLKTGRIPILGLLVPTTANPFFGQLAMAMETYAQQQHGYRVLLCNTHRDKQQEAAMFDDLIAFGVGAVIVVSSLSDEQHIEAAIARGLAVISFDLAVDPNSDARHDYVLPDNVMAGALAAGHLIQQGHKRLAFAMPKGLTFSRRQKIEGFMAAIDQAGAGVSGRVVEGKSATRFGDTELAGLGYELSSSIAALDPRPTGVVTVNDMMAVGLMAGIREQGLTVPQDISIVGMDDLTLSAYTWPPLTSVCMPAAEMSRVMVDRAIQRIGEPGLKAEQFCFTPSLTVRQSVAAPPSSRKKAQPPAADS; from the coding sequence GTGACGACAATCCAGGATGTAGCCCGCCTAGCGCGCGTCTCGGTCAGCTCGGTATCGAATGCGCTCAATGGGAAGGCGGATCGAATGCGGCCCGACACCCATGCGCGCATCCAGGACGCCATCCGCAAGCTGGGCTATCGCCCCAACCAGGCCGCACGCCAATTGAAAACGGGGCGCATACCGATATTGGGCTTGCTCGTTCCCACCACGGCCAACCCTTTCTTCGGCCAGCTAGCCATGGCCATGGAAACCTATGCACAGCAGCAGCATGGCTACCGTGTGCTGCTGTGCAATACGCATCGCGACAAACAGCAAGAAGCAGCCATGTTCGACGACCTGATCGCCTTCGGGGTTGGCGCCGTCATCGTGGTGTCGTCGCTGAGTGACGAACAGCACATCGAAGCCGCCATCGCCCGCGGACTTGCCGTCATAAGCTTCGACTTGGCTGTGGATCCCAACAGCGATGCCCGGCACGACTATGTGCTGCCCGACAACGTCATGGCGGGCGCTCTGGCTGCAGGCCATCTTATACAGCAGGGCCATAAGCGCCTGGCCTTTGCCATGCCCAAGGGCCTGACATTCAGCCGGCGCCAGAAAATCGAAGGCTTCATGGCTGCCATCGATCAAGCCGGCGCCGGCGTATCGGGCCGGGTCGTGGAAGGCAAGTCGGCCACGCGATTTGGCGACACCGAACTAGCAGGCCTGGGCTATGAGTTGTCCTCGAGCATTGCCGCACTGGATCCCCGGCCCACCGGCGTCGTCACGGTCAACGACATGATGGCCGTTGGCTTGATGGCGGGCATACGGGAACAGGGCCTGACCGTTCCCCAGGACATCTCCATCGTCGGCATGGACGACCTCACCCTATCCGCCTATACGTGGCCTCCGCTGACTTCGGTGTGCATGCCGGCTGCCGAAATGAGCCGCGTCATGGTCGACCGGGCCATACAGCGCATCGGCGAACCCGGATTGAAGGCCGAACAGTTCTGCTTTACCCCTTCCCTGACCGTACGCCAATCCGTGGCCGCTCCGCCATCGTCCCGAAAAAAAGCCCAACCGCCGGCCGCCGACTCGTGA
- a CDS encoding TRAP transporter substrate-binding protein, producing MTKHIHTLGRRAGLASVLGALALALSFPVQSQAKREFKISHSAPGVPSSELHMAAWVFSHYVNEHSDTMSAKIYPANALGEERAVYEAMQLGAGASCAVTGTAILNNFSKRLGVIDLPFMWRDYDHMNATLNGPVGEALAKDLEGAGFKVVAWMTNWGARNVVTSKKEVKTPDDLKGLKIRTIQSPVYIEALNAMGANATPMSFGEVYTSMQTGVLDGFEHGSAIVVTQKFYEVAKYIALTRHFLGPVAMVCSLNEWNQLSDKDKKVVAEAAKLASDVNWALAPRREKEAFDFLRANGMQISEIDTTVFRERAVAMQDQFAKERGAESLLKQIRSSQ from the coding sequence ATGACTAAGCATATACATACACTTGGCCGGCGTGCCGGCTTGGCTTCGGTGCTTGGGGCGCTTGCCTTGGCACTCTCTTTCCCGGTCCAGTCCCAGGCCAAGCGCGAATTCAAGATTTCCCACTCCGCGCCCGGCGTACCTTCGTCCGAGCTGCATATGGCGGCCTGGGTATTCAGCCATTACGTCAACGAGCACTCGGATACGATGTCGGCCAAAATCTACCCCGCCAACGCGCTGGGCGAAGAAAGGGCCGTGTACGAAGCCATGCAGTTGGGCGCAGGTGCTTCATGTGCCGTAACCGGCACCGCCATCCTCAATAACTTCTCCAAACGCCTGGGGGTCATCGACCTGCCTTTCATGTGGCGCGACTACGACCATATGAATGCCACGCTCAATGGCCCGGTGGGCGAGGCCTTGGCCAAGGACCTGGAGGGAGCCGGCTTCAAGGTTGTCGCCTGGATGACCAACTGGGGGGCGCGCAATGTGGTTACCTCCAAGAAGGAAGTGAAAACGCCCGACGACCTCAAAGGCCTGAAGATCCGCACCATTCAAAGTCCGGTCTACATCGAGGCGCTGAATGCCATGGGCGCAAATGCCACGCCCATGTCATTCGGGGAAGTCTACACATCCATGCAGACGGGCGTGCTTGACGGCTTCGAGCACGGTTCGGCCATTGTGGTGACGCAGAAGTTCTACGAAGTGGCGAAATATATTGCGCTGACTCGCCATTTTCTGGGGCCTGTGGCCATGGTCTGCTCGCTGAACGAATGGAATCAGTTGAGCGACAAGGACAAGAAGGTGGTGGCGGAAGCCGCCAAGCTTGCCAGCGACGTCAACTGGGCGCTGGCGCCGCGCCGCGAGAAAGAGGCGTTCGATTTCCTGCGCGCCAACGGCATGCAGATTTCAGAGATCGACACTACCGTCTTCCGTGAGCGCGCTGTGGCCATGCAAGACCAATTCGCCAAAGAGCGGGGCGCCGAAAGCCTGCTCAAGCAGATCCGCTCTTCTCAATAA
- a CDS encoding amidohydrolase family protein, with protein sequence MPHDTPLPPACDCHIHIYDLKRYPLQQAHAFDPPDAPWADYLALQRELGLGRCIIVQPMGYRFDNRCTLEALAQANGAARAIVALQPGADAGTLQQLDAQGVLGVRFMMVPNGNNIVTWEMLPQVAHHIAGLGWHINLQLDGREIHLYEDLLLSLPCQVVIDHNGKFLEPVSTADASYLRLCKLMDTGKFWVKMSAPYETSRDGPPGYGDVGVLARDLARRYTERCLWASNWPHPGQRQRPDNAGLLALMDDWAPSAKAREQILRWNPQALYRF encoded by the coding sequence ATGCCTCATGACACTCCCCTGCCGCCGGCGTGCGATTGCCATATTCATATCTATGATCTGAAGCGCTATCCATTGCAGCAAGCCCACGCTTTCGATCCCCCGGATGCTCCCTGGGCAGATTACCTGGCCTTGCAGCGCGAACTGGGCCTGGGCCGCTGCATCATCGTGCAGCCGATGGGCTACCGCTTTGACAACCGCTGCACACTGGAAGCCCTCGCCCAGGCAAACGGAGCGGCGCGTGCGATCGTGGCGCTACAACCCGGCGCGGATGCCGGCACACTCCAGCAACTGGATGCGCAAGGCGTCCTGGGCGTGCGCTTCATGATGGTGCCCAATGGCAACAATATCGTCACCTGGGAGATGCTGCCCCAGGTGGCGCACCATATCGCCGGACTGGGCTGGCATATCAATCTTCAGCTGGACGGCCGCGAAATACATTTGTACGAAGACCTGCTTTTGAGTCTGCCCTGCCAGGTAGTCATCGACCACAACGGCAAATTCCTCGAGCCGGTATCCACGGCCGATGCAAGCTACTTGCGGCTGTGCAAGCTGATGGACACAGGAAAATTCTGGGTGAAAATGTCGGCGCCCTATGAAACCTCGCGCGACGGGCCGCCCGGCTATGGCGACGTCGGCGTGCTTGCCCGCGACCTGGCCCGCCGATACACGGAGCGCTGCCTGTGGGCCAGCAACTGGCCACATCCGGGACAAAGGCAGCGCCCCGATAATGCGGGGCTCCTGGCCTTGATGGATGACTGGGCGCCTTCCGCCAAGGCCAGGGAGCAGATACTGCGCTGGAATCCCCAAGCCCTCTATCGCTTCTAG
- a CDS encoding NAD(P)-dependent oxidoreductase, with protein sequence MPTIYLTHDPQAHALYFGDAALSRLQRLGTVLRNSGDGEPSPEQLVESAQDCDIIVAFRIPAIPAQVLDRLPRLAAVCRVAVDVRNIDVAAASRNGILVTQATPGFGPSVAEWVIGAMLALARGLCDYNASYHQGGEPVAAMGRELGHSTLGIIGYGTIGQYLSRLALAFGMKVLVHDPYASVQNEAIAQLNLDALLDRSDFVACLAPATPETQGLMGKSAFHAMRRTAFFINASRGELVDEAALLHALDNGTIAGAALDVGMSADQRPSPALAMHPRVIATPHIGGLTPPAATHQAMDAVRQVEAILAGRMPRGALNSADAWRTERLHRGLGRDKESSDAS encoded by the coding sequence ATGCCCACCATTTATCTGACCCATGATCCTCAGGCGCATGCCCTGTATTTCGGCGATGCGGCGCTGTCGCGCTTGCAGAGGCTGGGCACCGTCCTGCGCAACTCCGGCGATGGCGAACCGAGCCCCGAACAATTGGTTGAATCGGCGCAAGACTGCGACATCATCGTGGCTTTTCGCATTCCCGCCATTCCGGCACAGGTGCTGGACCGCCTGCCCCGGCTGGCCGCCGTGTGCCGGGTCGCGGTCGACGTGCGCAATATCGATGTGGCCGCCGCCAGCCGCAACGGTATCCTCGTCACACAGGCCACGCCCGGCTTCGGCCCGTCGGTAGCGGAATGGGTCATCGGCGCCATGCTTGCGCTCGCCCGCGGCCTGTGCGATTACAACGCAAGCTACCACCAAGGCGGCGAGCCCGTGGCGGCGATGGGGCGGGAGCTCGGACACAGCACATTGGGGATCATCGGCTACGGCACCATCGGTCAATATTTAAGCCGCCTGGCGCTTGCCTTCGGCATGAAGGTGCTGGTCCATGACCCCTATGCTTCCGTGCAGAACGAGGCGATTGCGCAATTGAATCTAGACGCCCTGCTCGACCGCTCGGACTTCGTCGCCTGCCTGGCGCCAGCCACCCCTGAAACACAGGGACTCATGGGAAAAAGCGCATTCCACGCAATGCGACGCACCGCCTTCTTCATCAATGCCTCGCGCGGAGAGCTGGTCGACGAAGCGGCGCTGCTCCATGCGCTGGACAACGGAACCATCGCCGGAGCCGCGCTGGATGTCGGGATGTCCGCCGATCAACGCCCTAGCCCAGCGCTTGCCATGCATCCCCGCGTCATTGCCACGCCCCACATAGGCGGCCTTACGCCTCCCGCGGCCACGCATCAGGCCATGGACGCCGTGCGCCAGGTCGAAGCGATACTCGCCGGGCGCATGCCTCGCGGAGCCCTGAACAGCGCCGATGCCTGGCGAACCGAGCGGCTGCACCGGGGCCTCGGCCGCGACAAGGAAAGCAGCGATGCCTCATGA
- a CDS encoding LysR substrate-binding domain-containing protein, translating to MNQRQIEVFHAVMLHHTASRAAEVLFMSQPAVSKTIQQLERSLGFALFERSKGRMTPTPEGQLLHEEVARSFVGLIQLRQAAARIRDFGSGKLRIASLSALSTNIVPAALKGFQQRHPNVTITYQTRLSSEVRDLVASGQFDLGLAADEIDTSGVDAVPYCRYKAVIALPPGHPFTRKRQIKPSDLHGVSFIALSPEDTTRQEADAILRANKAEPRVVLTTPFSSNVCAMVLAGLGCGLVNPVTSAGYVAQGLVLKPFSADVHFRSLMLFPSNRKQSRIVRDCVQEFRKIVQPGGRYESA from the coding sequence ATGAATCAGAGACAGATTGAAGTGTTTCACGCGGTCATGCTGCACCACACGGCGTCACGGGCGGCCGAGGTTCTCTTCATGTCGCAACCCGCCGTCAGCAAAACGATTCAGCAGCTCGAGCGATCGCTAGGGTTTGCGCTGTTCGAGCGCAGCAAGGGGCGCATGACGCCCACGCCCGAAGGCCAGCTATTGCACGAAGAGGTGGCGCGCTCGTTCGTCGGCCTGATACAACTGCGGCAAGCCGCCGCCCGCATCCGTGATTTCGGCTCAGGCAAGCTGCGCATCGCCAGCCTCTCCGCCTTGAGCACGAATATTGTTCCCGCAGCGCTGAAAGGATTCCAGCAGCGCCATCCCAACGTCACCATCACCTACCAGACCCGCCTGTCATCCGAGGTTCGGGACCTGGTGGCATCGGGCCAGTTCGACCTGGGCCTGGCGGCCGACGAGATAGATACATCGGGAGTCGATGCGGTTCCTTATTGCCGGTACAAAGCGGTCATCGCGCTTCCGCCCGGACATCCATTTACCCGGAAGCGCCAGATCAAACCCTCGGACCTGCATGGCGTGTCGTTCATTGCCCTTTCGCCCGAAGACACGACACGGCAAGAGGCGGATGCCATCCTTCGCGCCAACAAGGCGGAACCGCGCGTCGTGTTGACCACGCCGTTTTCAAGCAATGTATGCGCGATGGTGCTTGCCGGCCTGGGCTGCGGGCTGGTCAATCCGGTGACCTCGGCAGGCTATGTCGCACAAGGCCTGGTCTTGAAGCCATTCAGCGCCGACGTCCATTTCCGCAGCCTGATGCTGTTTCCCAGCAATAGAAAGCAGTCGCGCATCGTGCGGGACTGCGTACAGGAGTTCAGGAAGATAGTGCAGCCGGGCGGGCGCTACGAGTCGGCCTAG
- a CDS encoding TRAP transporter small permease, protein MRYANRLAEALLTILFAAMIIVGSLQVFNRFFINVSLSWSEEFQKYAFIWLVFIAIPVAYNRYAHLRVDSLVGLFPEGLQRMLALIVDILWICLGVALTMLTWRIMQVTRFQESPGLGLSMSWVYCGMLVGGVYLIACVVHRLVSKTAEGNVA, encoded by the coding sequence ATGCGTTACGCCAACAGGCTTGCCGAAGCCCTGCTGACCATTCTATTTGCAGCCATGATCATTGTGGGTTCGCTGCAGGTGTTCAATCGCTTCTTCATCAATGTGTCGCTGAGCTGGAGCGAAGAGTTCCAGAAATACGCCTTCATCTGGCTCGTGTTCATCGCCATACCGGTAGCTTATAACCGCTATGCCCATTTGCGTGTCGATTCGCTGGTGGGCCTGTTTCCCGAAGGGCTGCAGCGGATGCTGGCCCTGATCGTGGATATTCTATGGATATGCCTTGGCGTGGCGCTCACCATGCTTACATGGCGCATCATGCAGGTGACGCGATTCCAGGAAAGCCCCGGCCTGGGGCTTAGCATGTCGTGGGTGTACTGCGGCATGCTGGTCGGGGGCGTCTACTTGATCGCATGCGTGGTTCATCGCCTGGTTTCAAAGACTGCGGAAGGAAACGTTGCATGA
- a CDS encoding trans-sulfuration enzyme family protein: MNDPHADLNQNFNSLSPAVYRGSTVVFDTLEDFVDRKQRQPGGYSYGITGTPTARRLERDIAALEGGGYCVATPSGQSALCTAVMGFIRGGDHLLISAASYGALQTFARQWLASFGVEVEIYAPDIGADIERLIRPNTRMICLEAPGTVTMEMPDIPAIVAAAKEHSVMTLMDNTWASPLAFKPLQAGVDLSIEAATKFFGGHSDVLLGAISMRDHGHYETLRETQSIMGQQASPEDCFLVLRGLETLRLRYDAQSRSALEVAAWMQSHPQVDKVLFPPLAGDPGHAVWKRDFSPGGCLFSVILKPAPQQAFSAFFASLKHFSIGASWGGVHSLAAFYPAAIQKGRAFSKTDQPVVRLSIGLEPTQALIDDLADALRQFERQCMG; encoded by the coding sequence ATGAACGACCCCCACGCCGACCTCAACCAGAATTTCAACAGCCTGTCGCCCGCCGTATACCGGGGTTCCACCGTGGTGTTCGATACGCTCGAGGACTTTGTCGATCGCAAGCAGCGCCAGCCCGGCGGCTATAGCTACGGCATAACCGGCACCCCCACCGCTCGCCGGCTGGAGCGGGATATCGCGGCCCTTGAAGGGGGAGGCTATTGTGTTGCGACGCCTTCCGGCCAGTCCGCGCTCTGTACGGCTGTCATGGGTTTCATCCGGGGCGGCGATCATCTCCTGATTTCCGCCGCCAGCTACGGCGCCCTGCAAACGTTCGCCCGCCAATGGCTGGCCTCGTTCGGGGTGGAAGTTGAGATCTATGCACCGGACATCGGCGCGGATATCGAACGGCTCATCCGGCCCAATACGCGCATGATCTGCCTGGAAGCGCCGGGCACTGTAACGATGGAGATGCCCGACATTCCGGCTATCGTCGCCGCGGCCAAAGAACATTCGGTCATGACGCTGATGGACAATACCTGGGCTTCCCCACTGGCGTTCAAGCCGCTTCAGGCGGGCGTGGACCTGAGTATCGAGGCGGCCACCAAATTCTTCGGCGGCCATTCCGATGTGCTCCTGGGCGCGATCTCCATGCGCGATCATGGGCATTATGAAACGCTGCGCGAAACGCAGAGCATCATGGGCCAGCAGGCCAGTCCCGAGGATTGTTTCCTGGTCCTGAGGGGCTTGGAAACCTTGCGCCTGCGGTACGACGCGCAAAGCCGGAGCGCACTGGAGGTGGCCGCCTGGATGCAAAGCCATCCGCAGGTCGACAAAGTGCTTTTTCCTCCGCTTGCCGGCGATCCGGGCCATGCAGTATGGAAGAGGGATTTTTCGCCGGGAGGGTGCCTGTTTTCCGTGATCCTCAAGCCCGCGCCGCAGCAGGCGTTTTCTGCTTTCTTTGCGTCGCTCAAGCATTTTTCCATCGGTGCAAGCTGGGGGGGCGTCCATAGCCTGGCCGCGTTCTACCCGGCGGCAATACAGAAGGGCCGGGCCTTTTCGAAGACGGACCAGCCCGTTGTGCGCCTGTCGATCGGGCTGGAGCCGACACAGGCGCTCATCGATGATCTGGCTGACGCCCTGCGGCAGTTCGAACGCCAATGCATGGGCTGA
- a CDS encoding Bug family tripartite tricarboxylate transporter substrate binding protein → MRYSTDSRKNKKSLAQLGQAFLAVMALSVAMPSWAKFPERSIELVAGSPPGGSTDFVARVMADGMSKVLDQPVVVVNQGGAGGNIATRALAKTKGDGYTLMVGGNFSHGINPALYKETTYDPISDFTAIARIANIPSVIAANKQTGIKTLAELIERARKAPGSLNYATGGNGTPAHISAETFKRAAGIDITHIPFRGGSPAVVAVMSGDVELIVGTPPVVMPQVANGKLTALAVTWPDRYSVMPDVPGMAESGLPDLGVQGWFGIWGPAGIPEDAQQTLFSAISKVLADPETIKKLESQGLIVEPAPSLQAFRDFVEKEVPIWKQYVQDSGATVN, encoded by the coding sequence ATGCGATATTCAACCGATAGTCGAAAAAATAAAAAATCACTCGCGCAGCTTGGCCAGGCCTTTCTTGCGGTAATGGCGCTATCCGTGGCGATGCCGTCGTGGGCAAAGTTTCCGGAGCGTTCCATCGAACTGGTGGCCGGTTCGCCGCCCGGAGGCTCCACCGATTTCGTGGCCCGGGTCATGGCCGACGGCATGAGCAAAGTGCTGGATCAGCCGGTCGTCGTCGTGAACCAGGGCGGCGCGGGCGGCAATATCGCCACGCGCGCGCTGGCGAAGACCAAGGGCGACGGCTATACGTTGATGGTGGGAGGAAACTTCAGCCATGGCATCAATCCGGCCCTTTATAAAGAGACGACATATGACCCCATCAGCGATTTCACGGCCATAGCGCGCATCGCCAATATTCCTTCCGTCATTGCGGCGAACAAGCAAACCGGGATCAAGACGCTGGCCGAGTTGATAGAGCGGGCCCGCAAGGCGCCGGGTTCCCTGAATTACGCCACCGGCGGGAATGGCACCCCGGCCCATATATCGGCCGAAACGTTCAAGCGCGCCGCGGGCATCGACATCACGCACATCCCCTTCCGGGGCGGCTCGCCCGCCGTCGTCGCCGTGATGAGCGGCGACGTCGAACTCATCGTCGGCACGCCTCCCGTCGTCATGCCCCAAGTGGCCAACGGAAAATTGACCGCGCTGGCGGTCACCTGGCCGGACCGCTATAGCGTGATGCCTGACGTTCCGGGCATGGCTGAATCGGGCTTGCCCGACCTTGGGGTTCAGGGCTGGTTCGGCATATGGGGGCCGGCGGGTATTCCGGAAGATGCCCAGCAAACGCTGTTCTCGGCAATCAGCAAAGTGCTTGCCGACCCTGAAACGATCAAGAAGCTGGAAAGCCAGGGACTGATCGTCGAGCCGGCGCCTTCGCTGCAGGCGTTCCGTGACTTCGTCGAAAAAGAAGTGCCGATCTGGAAGCAGTACGTGCAAGACTCCGGCGCTACCGTAAATTGA
- a CDS encoding transporter substrate-binding domain-containing protein: MNTNISSSIATRLMVAAACALGIAFSSLAVAADSLERIKSEQLIRIANTQTSPPWSMLGDDNKPTGYDVAMARELAKRMGIAKVVFTADTYKNFVSGLKTGKYDLVMNDLTPTAERMKQIDFSVPYGVEQFRIFVHKNNTDIVSRATLAGKRVGVSSGSSNETWSRANLRESDIRTYDNGSLIFNDLAIGRIDAVIISHFGGMRYAEANKVPTKEVGEPLTYQLAAAGLAKDQPELLAAVNKALESMLADGTVARLSAQFVGEDYKMMESIAKAKAEAAAAKD; encoded by the coding sequence ATGAACACGAATATTTCCAGCAGTATTGCCACACGCTTGATGGTGGCCGCCGCATGCGCCCTGGGCATTGCGTTCAGTTCGCTGGCCGTCGCGGCCGACAGCCTTGAAAGGATAAAGTCCGAGCAGCTTATCCGCATTGCCAACACGCAGACCAGCCCGCCCTGGAGCATGCTGGGCGACGACAACAAGCCTACGGGCTACGACGTGGCCATGGCCCGCGAGCTGGCCAAGCGCATGGGCATCGCCAAGGTCGTATTCACCGCCGATACATACAAGAATTTCGTTTCGGGCCTCAAGACGGGGAAATATGATCTGGTCATGAACGACCTGACTCCCACCGCCGAGCGCATGAAGCAGATCGATTTCTCGGTGCCGTATGGCGTGGAGCAGTTCCGGATCTTTGTGCACAAGAACAATACGGATATCGTCAGCCGCGCCACCCTGGCCGGGAAACGCGTAGGCGTGTCCTCAGGCTCGTCGAACGAGACATGGTCGCGTGCCAATCTGCGGGAGTCCGACATTCGCACATACGATAACGGCTCGCTGATTTTCAACGATCTTGCCATCGGCCGCATCGATGCCGTCATCATTTCGCACTTTGGCGGAATGCGGTACGCCGAGGCAAACAAGGTCCCCACCAAAGAGGTCGGCGAACCTCTGACCTACCAGCTGGCTGCGGCCGGCCTGGCCAAGGATCAGCCCGAATTGCTTGCCGCTGTGAACAAGGCGCTGGAGAGCATGCTGGCGGACGGCACCGTTGCGCGCCTCAGCGCGCAGTTCGTGGGAGAGGACTACAAAATGATGGAGTCCATCGCAAAAGCCAAGGCTGAAGCAGCCGCGGCCAAGGACTGA
- a CDS encoding TRAP transporter large permease, translating to MTLSLIFIGILTLVFLGVPIILSIASVSMIGIMAIPNLVLALMPQKAFAMLDSFSLLALPYFILAGAIMTRGGMSAGLIEFSQKVVGHIRGSLGHTSILSCVAMANISGSSTAEAAAVGSVTIPPMKEAGYRPGYAASIVAAAATVGPIIPPSMTMIIYGSITGVSIGGLFVAGVLPGIIIALLLMALIYGMSYLPSYPELRHTLPRASLREVVRATVKVWPALLAPIIIMGGILGGIFTATEAGVVACVYSLAVSMLWYRQLRWRDLPAVLVDAAVTTAMVAGVIGMAGVLGWLLSYLSFNEVVLEVLRGITDNGLLMLLLLIIIMLVLTMMLDGLAVVVVMVPTIVYIGNAFNIDPLHLGILMVMITQIGGLTPPVAILLFVTTSIAKIPFSEGVRAVWPFVGVLVFTLMLVMLVPSIATWLPGLALTK from the coding sequence ATGACCTTGAGCCTGATATTCATCGGCATCCTGACCCTGGTTTTCCTGGGCGTGCCCATTATTCTGTCGATCGCGTCGGTCAGCATGATCGGCATCATGGCAATCCCCAACCTGGTGCTTGCGCTGATGCCCCAGAAGGCATTCGCCATGCTCGATTCCTTCAGCTTGCTGGCACTGCCCTATTTCATACTGGCCGGCGCCATCATGACGCGTGGCGGCATGAGCGCCGGCCTGATTGAGTTCTCGCAGAAAGTGGTGGGCCATATACGCGGCAGTCTGGGCCATACGTCCATTCTTTCCTGCGTGGCCATGGCCAATATCTCGGGTTCGTCCACGGCCGAGGCCGCGGCCGTGGGCTCCGTCACCATCCCGCCGATGAAAGAAGCGGGATACCGGCCGGGATACGCGGCCTCTATCGTTGCAGCGGCGGCAACCGTCGGCCCCATCATTCCGCCGAGCATGACCATGATCATCTATGGCTCGATCACGGGAGTATCCATAGGCGGCTTGTTTGTGGCCGGAGTGCTGCCCGGCATCATCATCGCATTGCTGCTGATGGCCCTGATCTACGGCATGTCCTACCTGCCCTCCTATCCGGAGCTTCGCCATACCTTGCCGCGCGCCAGCCTTCGTGAGGTTGTCCGGGCCACCGTCAAGGTATGGCCCGCCCTGCTGGCGCCCATCATTATCATGGGCGGGATTCTCGGCGGCATATTCACGGCCACCGAGGCCGGCGTGGTGGCGTGTGTCTACAGCCTGGCGGTAAGCATGCTGTGGTACCGCCAACTGCGCTGGCGCGATCTGCCGGCCGTCCTGGTCGACGCGGCCGTCACCACCGCCATGGTGGCCGGTGTAATCGGCATGGCGGGCGTGCTGGGCTGGCTGCTCAGCTACCTGAGCTTCAACGAAGTCGTACTGGAAGTGCTGCGCGGAATCACCGACAACGGCCTATTGATGTTGTTGCTGCTCATCATCATCATGCTGGTCCTTACCATGATGCTGGATGGCCTGGCTGTCGTGGTGGTCATGGTCCCCACCATCGTGTACATCGGCAACGCGTTCAACATCGATCCGCTGCACCTGGGCATACTGATGGTCATGATCACCCAGATCGGCGGGCTGACCCCGCCCGTGGCGATCCTGTTGTTCGTCACCACCAGCATTGCCAAGATCCCGTTTTCCGAGGGAGTGCGGGCGGTGTGGCCGTTCGTGGGCGTGCTGGTGTTCACCCTGATGCTGGTGATGCTGGTGCCATCCATTGCCACATGGCTGCCTGGCCTGGCGCTGACCAAATGA